TGCAGTGCGAGAGCCACTCCCTTCTGGCAAAaggctctgctcccctcctccctgtgtACATACTCCCCATCTCCCTACCCCCTCCATTGCCCTTGGCTTTTTCTGGTATGTGCTGTGCTCCAGTGACTAAGCTGAGAAAGgacctgggtggggagggagggtctcttgagccccctgcccccacaaacTTCTCCACTGCTGAACttaggtgtgggggagggggaatggggctGGTGTGAGCCCCCAAGGAGCCGGCCTTGTGTGTTCTTAGAAATAATCCCCCTTCTACCTTAACcttgtcttttctctcctgtgtctccgtctctgtcagTCTGTCTCCCGCTCTTCTCTGCCCCCTATAAGGAGCCTCTTTACCCTGTTCTGGAATCGCCGCCAGACTGTagcttttaatttaataaaaataaagtaaaatatgcaaCTCTCCATGCCACACCCGTTCAGTTCTGTGGacccgggtgggggtggggtggggagcggaACCtgctgagaaggggaagggggtggtggtCGGGGGGAAATCCCTGTGTATCTCcccagtctctctgtctccagagaGCTTGGGGAGAAGGTATTTAGTGGGCTCCTGACGCTTCCATGTCTGAATCGGGATTTAGaggggtttgtttgttgttgaacTTTGGTTGCAGAGAAAGGAACAACCCTACCCCTTTGAGAAGTTTGGCTGGGATGGGAGTAGGGGCGGAGCCGGGCAGGGGGCGGATTCGGCAGCAGCAACTCCCCGGACGCACGCAGGCCTTGAGCCCCCCAGCTTCCGTGCCCCCTCAGCCCTGAAACTTGGAGCAGGGTAGGGGTCCAGCATGAAGCCCCCGGACCGCCCCGCCCCTGGCCGCACTGACCGGATACTGGGGGTCATGGGGGGCATGCTGCGCGCATGCGCCCTACCTGGGCAGGCGGGGGTAAGAAAGGGGGACCACGGTGGGGTCGGGTATCTTTAGGCGGTTTCAGGAGGTCTGCACCCCACAAATGAATTTACCTGCAAACAGGAATTCTGCAGGGCAGAAATCTGCAGGAATCTAAGAGTTCCAAAAGAGGGCCATAGCCCTGGTCTGGGTGAACCGCTCCCTCCAACCCAGCCTCGGCGACCgttttacaacaatgtggatttgacagaaggaagaagggaaagcgGGAGGTCAAGTCTGGGCGTGGAGGGCGGTTTCCTTACTACCAATCTTACTACCTTACTACCACACAGCCCCCGAAGAGAAGCCACCTAGGGCCAGGAGGGACCGAGCCACAGTCTGACTGTACCGAGGGGCATCAGAAAGGGGAGCGCGAACGTGAGGTTCCCGCCTGGGCTCCGCTGCCCGGTAagaagctgggggtgggtggggcacaGTTTGCGGTCCTGCGCAAAGTGGCGAATTCAAATAATGCTGCGCTTATTAGCATAAAGGTTCGCATCTAATCTGCATGAGACCCATTTAATTGCCAAGACCTCCAGGCTTCTCGCCCTCTAGTCCGCTGTATGTCCCCCACATCAGCTGGTCCCGAGCCCCCGCAGGCGGAGTGTCCCCACGCCCCACCCCTGGCTCGTCGCCAGCCCAGGCTCCAGGACTTCGCCTTAATTGGTGATTAGCCTCAGCTGGAGTCCTAGGGCCTGGAGGAAAGAAGGGTCTGGCGAGAGGGCGGCACCTGGGCGGTGTTCCCCACAGAGCTCCCCATTCACTCATCCCcgaagttggggagggggcttgTCTACCCCTGCGCGGCTTGGGACAGTCCCAACACCCAGGACGTCTTCGCACAGATCCAGGCCCATCCGTCCGCTCCCTTCTCCACCGCAGAGGCTGAGGGGCGACCTGGGCAGACCCCGCCGCCCGGCTTAACCCCCACCCAGCGCACCGCAGTCGGGAGCccgagaggcaggagggaggggaaccCGAGGCGGGGGAGCCGAGGCTGGAGTGGAGAGGCGGAGGCTGTGGGGACGTGGAGTGGGAACGTGGtggtgcctgggggagggggattggGGCTGGAGCGCGGCACTGGCTGGGGCTGGAGCGGGGAACGGGAGGGAGAGGGCGGAGCTGGGCCGCAGAGGCCCCTCCCCGCGGCGGCACCGCGGCCGGGCCTGTTATTCGGCTCGCCGTTCGGCCCGGACCCGCGCAGCGCCAGTGACTCGGGGAGTCGGCCCCCGCCTTCTCCCTGCCCGGGCCTAGAACCATCCCAAACCCGAGAGGCCGGAGACAGAGCTGGAGAGGCTGCCGCATCCCGGCCCAGCTTCCCccaccatccctcccctccccgctggACATCTGGACCCTGGGCCACGCACCGACTGGGTTCCGGAAACACTCCCCGCCCAGCTCCGCCGCTCGGCCTCGCGCTGCCCGTTCTGCAgagcccccagccctcctccagaCCAGACTTCCGCCTACCCCTGGactccccctccctgttccctccctccccccctcccccagcctggagcggggtaggagggagggggggtgcgcGCCCGGCGccgtccccgccccgccccccgtgATTCCCCCTGCATGGCCGGCCcgggtggggggtgcggggggggccCGGGCGCCATGCGGGGGGGGCACAAGGGGGGTCGCTGTGCCTGTCCCCATGTGATCCGAAAAGTGCTGGCAAAATGCGGCTGCTGCTTCGCCCGGGGGGGGACGTGGTGAGTTCGAGGAGGTCGCAACGGCCCAGTGTTgagttggggcggggggcgggccgAGGGTTCAGGACTTCGGATTGCGCTGACCCTAGGGATTTAGAGGCTGGAGACCTGAACCTGTGTTTTCCAGGAAAGTGACTTAATAGATCTCCAAGATCCCGTCTGCCTCCAAATTTTTATCAGTTCAAGTTAAGGAAatcggggaaggggcaggagactCTGCTCTCTGTTTTGTAGTCAACTGGGTATGAGAAAAACCCATCCACAATCCCCTTGGGCCTAGAACTGCATCTTCCTTAAATCCTTTTGCTGAGAATCTACTTCAGATCTGAAAAGGGCCAGAGGAATGGAGGAATGAGGATGGGGGGTCTAGCAGGGGCTTTATGACAAAGCACAGCTCCTCTGTTCCTGAGCCCAGGGCAGATAGCCCTCACGAGCTCTCCTCACTTGCCCCCTCTATTGGGTTTGTGCATGTGTTGGGGAGATGGGCTGcagaagtcttttctttttatagtgaTTACTGCAACTGGTGGAGGAGGAGTCTGGGGGTGGCTGATGGGCTTttagctgccccccccccaccttctcagGGAATGGTCTGTGCCCATTGGAAGGGGGCAGATTGTAGGAGAGCAGATGGCCACCCTCAGCTTCCAGTGTCTGCCCAGATGGCTGCCCCCCCATATCTATGCCATGCTCGGGATATGGGGGAATGGAGGTTTCCAGGCCTTGGGAGCTCAGGTGTTTACTGTCCTTCCTTCCAAGGGTGCCTAGGTGAAATTTTCTAGCCCTGCCAACTCAAATGAGGATGGCAAGAGAGTGGGCCCTGGGGAAGAGGGGCTCAGCATCATGAAGAGGAGCCTCTGGGAGCTCCCTAGGGGCCCTGCATCTGGAGCTAGAGTAATATCTATGGCCCcttttctccccccactccccattaGAATCCTATTCCATTGCTGGCAGTGAGGGGAGTATCTCAGCTTCAGCTGCTTCGGGTCTGGCTGCCCTCTCTGGCCCCAGCTCTGGCCTCAGCTCTGGCCCCTGTTCCCCGGGCCCCCCAGGGCCAGTCAGTGGCCTGAGAAGATGGTTGGGTCATTCCAAACATTGTCtcagtgtggaaactgaggcagacgGTGGCCAGGCTGGACCATATGAGGTGAGCAGGGAGCACCACAGAAGCATGTATGACATCCATGAAGGACACTGGGAGAGAGGGCAGGTTGGGGGCCACTGGTCATTGGGGAGAGGTAGCTACTGTCCATGACCTCTGACACTTGACCTCTGGCTCCCAGAACTGGATGCTGGAACCAGCTCTAGCCACTGGAGAGGAGCTGCCAGAACTGACCCTGCTGACCACATTGTTGGAGGGCCCTGGAGATAAGACACAGGTATGAAGAAATGGATCTGCACAGCTCCCCAAAAGGCATCCATTTGCTTACTCTAGGATGTTCTTTCCTTCCAGCCACCTGAGGAGGAGACCCTATCACAGGCCCCTGAGAGTGAGGAGGAACAGAAGAAGAAGGCTCTGGAAAGGAGTATGTAAGTGTCCccacactctccctcccttttgctcccccccccccccccagttgtgCAACTTCCAGAGAACTGTCCCTCACATTTTAGATTTGATACTTGGAATTTCCTCTGAGGTTGGTTGTGGTAATGAAGGAGCTTCTAGTCCAGTAGGGAGGAAGTGGCTAAATCAACCATGTGCACTACTGCTCTCTTCCCAGGTATGTCTTGAGTGAACtggtagagacagagaaaatgtatGTGGACGACTTGGGGCAGATTGTGGAGGTAggtcccttttctcttctcagCTCTAGCCCagccctttccctctgcccaagGCTAATTTTAGGGGATGCCTTGATACTCCTCTGCCCcaccttcccaccacccccctaCATCCCAGActtctggtgggggaggggttttTCCTACCAGGGCTGGCCCCTGACGCTCCCGCTCTCACCCCAACCTTCCTACAGGGTTACATGGCCACCATGGCCGCTCAGGGGGTCCCAGAGAGTCTTCGAGGCCGTGACAGGATTGTGTTTGGGAACATCCAGCAAATCTATGAGTGGCATCGAGAGTGAGTGGTGGATTCCTGAGAGTGAGGGGGAAGGGCATAGATGTTTAGTAGTCTCTGTATCCCACCCATGGGCCCACTGTTGCCTGAGGAACGTTTGGAGTGGCTTAATGGCACAGCTAGGGTAGACAGCTCTAAgttgagtggggtgggggtattTGACCAGCCTTTTCCCTGCCAACCCTTCCAGCTATTTCCTGCAGGAGCTGCAGCGGTGTTTGAAGGATCCTGATTGGCTGGCTCAGCTATTCATCAAACACGTGAGGCTTAAGAGGGTGGggccctggaggggaggggcttgggAGTGGGTCACAGCTCTCTGGAGAGGGGCTTTCTCTCCGCACCCATCCTGCTCTCCTTAAACTTTACCCCTGTTAGGAGCGCAGGCTGCATATGTACGTGGTGTACTGCCAGAATAAGCCCAAGTCCGAGCACGTGGTGTCAGAGTTTGGGGACAGCTACTTTGAGGTCAGTGGCCGAGGCACCTTGGGGAAAGGGGAACAGAATCATCAGGCTTTCCAGGCTACATAACCACC
The genomic region above belongs to Panthera uncia isolate 11264 unplaced genomic scaffold, Puncia_PCG_1.0 HiC_scaffold_2342, whole genome shotgun sequence and contains:
- the LOC125917741 gene encoding rho guanine nucleotide exchange factor 25-like — encoded protein: MKPPDRPAPGRTDRILGVMGGMLRACALPGQAGPPKRSHLGPGGTEPQSDCTEGHQKGEREREVPAWAPLPESYSIAGSEGSISASAASGLAALSGPSSGLSSGPCSPGPPGPVSGLRRWLGHSKHCLSVETEADGGQAGPYENWMLEPALATGEELPELTLLTTLLEGPGDKTQPPEEETLSQAPESEEEQKKKALERSMYVLSELVETEKMYVDDLGQIVEGYMATMAAQGVPESLRGRDRIVFGNIQQIYEWHRDYFLQELQRCLKDPDWLAQLFIKHERRLHMYVVYCQNKPKSEHVVSEFGDSYFEELRQQLGHRLQLNDLLIKPVQRIMKYQLLLKDFLKYYSRAGMDTEELEQAVEVMCFVPKRCNDMMTLGRLRGFEGKLTAQGKLLGQDTFWVTEPEAGGLLSSRGRERRVFLFEQIIIFSEALGGGVRGGTQAGYVYKSSIKVSCLGLEGNLQGDPCRFALTSRGPEGGIQRYVLQTADPAVSQAWIKQVAQILESQRNFLNGEALTLPPPHVPSAL